The window GCCCGGCCCGTACCGCCCGCGTGCCGTCACCGGCGTCGGCGGCGACCTGGGCCGCGTCGCCCGATGTCCGGGCCGTCCCGCCCGTCGATCCGCCCTGGTCACCCGTCGCGGATTCACTCATGCCACTCGTCCCTCCACGTCCGCACGCACTGCGGCGAGCAGACCGGTGCTCGCCGCCTCCACCATCTCAAGGCACTCCTCGAAACCGTCCGCGCCCCCGTAGTAGGGGTCCGGCACGTCGAGGTCGTCGCCCGCGGCGGGGTCGTACGAGCGGAGCAGCCGCACCTTGCGCGCGTCCTCTTCCGTGGGCGCGAGGCGGCGCAGGTCGCGGAGGTGACCGGCGTCGAGGGCGACGACCAGGTCCAGTCGGGAGAACCACGACGGCTGGAACTGCCGGGCCGTGTGGCCGGTGTCGTAGCCGTTCTCCTCCAGGACGGCCACCGTGCGCGGGTCGGCGCCGTCGCCCTCGTGCCAGCCGCCCGTGCCGGCGCTGTCGACCTCGACCAGGCCGTCGAGTCCGGCCTCCGCCACGCGGGCCCGGAAGACGACCTCCGCCATCGGGGAACGGCAGATGTTGCCCGTGCAGACGAAGCAGACTCGGTACGTCATACGCGCTCAGTCCCCGTCGGGCAGGACGACGTTCAGCGCCCAGGAGACGACAGAGATGATCAGGCCGCCCAGGACGGCCGTCCAGAACCCGTCCACCTGGAAGCTCAGGTCGAACTGGTCGGCCAGCCACGAGGTGAGCAGCAGCATCAGCGCGTTGACGACCAGGGTGAACAGGCCGAGCGTCAATATCAGCAGCGGGAGGCTGAGCAGCTTGACGAGCGGCTTGACCAGGAAGTTCACCAGGCCGAAGATCAGCGCGACGATGATCAGGGTGCCGATCTTCATGCCCGTGCTGTCACCGGTCAGGGTGATCTTGTCGAGCAGCCATACGGCGACCGCCAGGGCACCGGCGTTGGCGATCGTCTTGACTACGAAATTCTTCATGTGTCTGATCGTGGCAGACCTGATCGGGCACGGGCACAAGAGGCAGGGGCGGACTAGGCGATGAAGGCATTCCGGCTGGACGAACTGGAGGCGGAGCGCGCCGCCAACGAGGGCGCCTACCTGCAGTTTCTGCGGGCGCAGAACATGTCGGTCGGTCTGTACGCCCTCGACGCGGGCGAGCAGGATCCACAGAAGCCGCACAATCAGGACGAGGTCTACTTCGTTGTGAGCGGCCGGGCCGCGATCACCGTCGGCCTGGAGACGACCCAGGTGGCGCGCGGCAGCGTGGTCTATGTGCCGGCGGGTGTCGCCCACAAGTTCCACCACATCACCGAGGACCTCAGGGTGCTGGTGGTGTTCTCTCCGCCCGAGAGCTGACGGACCGCCTCGGGGTTCCCTAGGGGTTCGGTCAGGGGAGGACAAGGGGTGCGAGGCCCCCGCCGGACCCCCTTCCGGACCTAGCATCGAGTGCGGAACGTCAGAAGACCGAACAGGACCCGGCACTCGAACGGGTGGAGAGACAAGGACGAGGGCGATGCGAGAGATCTTCACGGGACTGCCGTGGTGGGTGAAGTGGATCGCGGTGCCGGTCATCGCCCTGGTCGTGTTCGGTGGGCTGATCGCCAGTGTGGTCGGCTTCGTCATCGGACTGCTCTTCAAGGTGCTGGTCTTCGTGGCGCTGGTCGGCGGACTGATCTACGTCGTACGGAAGTTCACGTCGAGCTCCTCGTCCCGCAGCGACTGGTGAGGCCGGTGGGAAACCGGTGGGGGTAGCGGGGAACGCGGGGAATCACCCGTTCCCTCGGGCGGGGGAAGTTTCCCGGCCGGGCCGTCTGCGTGCGGTGGCAGGCGAATAGAGTCCGGCTCGACGCGGGGACTTCCCCGCGAGCGGCATACACCCCCACCCGTGTTCCTCCGCACGGGTCGGCCCCTCGCGTTTCGGGAGTGACCCTTGGCCCCGGCTGACACCGCACCGGCCCACCTGCGCAGCGTTCCCGCGCAACCGCGCTCGGCGGCACCCTCCGAGTCACTACCGCCCCCCACACCACCGCCTCCCGCCGGATCCCCGCCTCCGGCGACCCTCATCGGGTCCGTGCAGCGCGCCATGCGCCTGCTGGAAACCGTCGCCGGGCATGTCTACGGCGCCCCCGCCAAGCAACTGGCCCGCGAGACCGGGCTGGCGCTGCCCACGACGTACCACCTGCTGCGCACCCTCGTGCACGAGGGCTATCTGCGCCGGGACAAGGGCCTGTTCTTCCTCGGCGAGGCCGCCGAGCGGCTGAGCAGCAGCGGGGCGCGGCAGAAACGTCGCAGCACGGTGGTCGACACGCTCGCGCAGTGGCGAGACCTCCTCGGCGTCCCCGTCTACTACGCGGCGTACCGCGAGGGCGAGATCGAGGTCATGTGCGTCTCCGAGAGCCCGGGCGCCCCGGCGGTCGAGGAGTGGGCCGACTTCCGGGAGACCGGGCACGCGCACGCCATCGGGCAGTGCCTGCTGTCCCAACTGGACGCCGAGGCCCGTCGCGACCACCTCGACCGCTACCCGGTGCAGCCCCTCACGCCGTACACGGTGCGGGACAACCACAGTCTGCTCCGGCGTCTGGAGCGGATGCGGCGGATGGAACCGGTGACCGAGCGTCAGGAGTACGCCCTGGGCGCGGTCTGCGCGGCGATCCCGCTGACTCTGGGCACCACGGCGGCGACGATGGCCATCTCCCTGCCCGCCCATCAGGAGGACCGGCTGCTGCCCGCGGCCCGGCAGTTGCAGTACGAGATCGGGCGGCGACTCGGGTCGCTGGCGCTCTCTATCAGTATGTGAAAACTCACTCCTTGTGATCTGCTGTGTACGTTCAGCAAGATTCCATCAGTGTCAGAGGTTCGTTCCCGGCCAGTCACGGCGAATGACGGGGTTAGCGATGCGCGAGTCCGTACAAGCAGAGGTCATGATGAGCTTCCTTGTGTCCGAGGAGCTCTCCTTCCGCATTCCGGTGGAGCTGCGCTATGAGACCAGTGATCCCTATGCCGTCCGGCTGACGTTCCACCTGCCCGGTGACGCGCCCGTGACGTGGGCTTTCGGCCGGGAGCTGCTGATCGACGGCGTCGGCCGGCCGTGCGGCGAGGGCGATGTGCGGGTCACCCCCGTCGAACCGGACACGCTGGGCGAGGTGCTGATCAGGCTTCAGGTGGGCAGCGACCAGGCGTTGTTCCGTTCCTCCACGGCACCGCTCGTCGCCTTCCTCGACCGCACCGACAAGCTGGTGCCGCTCGGCCAGGAAGGCTCGCTCGCCGACTTCGACGCCCACCTCGACGAGGCGCTGGACCGCATCCTGGCGGAACAGGGCGCCGGGTGAGCCACCCGTCGGTCGGCGTCGTGGAGTAACGCTTCACCGGATGCCGCCGACCCTGCGGGAACGCTTCGTCGTCGTGGCGCTGGGACGTCTGGCTCAGAGACGTCAGCGCTTACGGCGCCGGCCCCGCCCCCCGCGTGCCGGTACCGCGGCGGTCTCCACGGCGCGCTCCTCCCCGGGGCGGTCGGCCGAGACCACGAGCGCGGCCAGAGCGGTGGTGACCGGCACCGAGGCCACCAGGCCGATCGAACCGACCAGCGTGCGCACGATCTCCTCCGCGACCAGCTCGCTGTTGGCGACCGTCCCCACGCCGCTCTGCGCGATGGAGAACAACAGAAGCAACGGCAGGGCGGCACCGGCGTAGGCGAGGACGAGCGTGTTGACGACCGAGGCGATGTGGTCGCGGCCGATCCGGATGCCCGCGCGGTAGAGCCCGCGCCAGCCCATCGACGGATTGGCCTCGTGCAGCTCCCAGACCGCCGAGGTCTGCGTGACCGTCACATCGTCGAGCACACCGAGCGAACCGATGATGATGCCGGCGAGCAGCAGACCGCTCATGTCGATCGTCGGATAGAGACCGTGGATCAGGCCGGTGTTGTCGTCGGTGTTGCCGGTGAGCGCGGCCCAGCTGTTGAACAGCGAGCCGAGAAGGCCGATCAGCAGCAGGGAGATGAGGGTGCCGAGCACCGCCACCGAGGTCCGTGCGGACAGTCCATGACACATGTACAGGGCGATGAGCATGATGGCACTCGCGCCCACCACCGCCACGACCAGCGGGTTCGAGCCCTGCAGGATCGCGGGCAGGATGAAGAAGGTCAGCACCAGGAAGCTGATGGTCAGTGCGACGAGGGCCATGACCCCGCGCAGCCGCCCGACGACCACGACGGCGAGTGCGAAGATGCCGGCCAGCAGGGCCAGGGGCAGACGGCGGTTGACGTCGGTGACCGAGTACTGCAGATCCTTCGGCGCGGAGGGCTCGTAGGCGACCACGACCTTCTGGCCCTCGTGCAGCTGGCGGGACTGGTCCGGCTGGATGATCTCGGTGAAGGTGCGGCCCTTGTCCTTGCCGCTGTCGACCCGGACCGTCGCCCGCTTGCAGGTGCCCTTCTCCTGCTGCACGGCGGAGGAGCCCTCGGCGGTGGAGGTGTCGCCGGTCGGCGGGACCCCCGAGGCGCCGGCCTCCTTGCAGCTGATCTCCACGACCTTGGTGACCGAGGCTTGTTCGGTCTGCCGGTCGAAGCCGACGCCGGTGCGCTCGTGCCCCGGGGCGCCGCCCGGCCACAGCACGACGAGACCGACCAGCACGGCCGCGCCGAACGGGATCAGGATCGCCGCGATGATCTTGCGCAGATGCATGGAGACGGGCGTGGCCGGACCGTGGCTGTGACTGTGTGAGTGCCCGTGCCCGCCCCCTGGCGCGGAACCGGGGCCGTGCCCGTGGCCGTCGCCACCGCCGGTCCCGGAGCCGTGCCCGTGACCATCGCCGCCGCCACCGGTCCCGGAGCCGTGTCCGTGTCCGTGGCCGTCTCCTCCGCCGGTTCCGGAACCGTGTCCGTGCCCGCTTCCGGAGCCCGGGCCCCGCCCGTCGCCGGGGCCGACTCCATGCCCACCGGCTGAGCCGCCACCCTGGCCGTTGCCGGGTCCGTATCCCCCGGCCGAGCCGGAACCACGCTCACCACCGGCACCTGCACGAGCACCGGGCCCGAATCCCGTCCCAGGCCCATACCCGGCCCCGGAGGCGAAATCGTGGCCGTCTCCCCGGCCGTTGCCGCTTCCGGCACCGGATCCGCGAGGCGGCTCGGGCGGTGGGTAAGGGGGACGCTGCGTCGTGGTCACCGACCGATCATCGCAAGAACGAGGGGGGCCCTCTGTTCACCGCGCCAGAATTGCCGCTAGCGTGGAGGCACCTTTTGTACACGCGGGAGCTCGGAGCACCGGGCTGAGAGGGCGCTGACCTCCGTCCCAGCGATGTTTCACATGAAACATCACCGAAGTCGAGTGATGTTTCACACGGAACGTCGGCAGACGGAAGCCGCTGCGTCGACCGCCGAACCTGTTACCGGGTAATGCCGGCGTAGGGAGTAGGTCTCATGACCGACAAGGACGCACGCACGCCTGCCTCCGTTCAGGACGCACAGTCCGAGGAGGCCGGGAAGTCCATCGGCTGGCACAAGGCGTATGTCGAGGGCACCCGCCCCGACCTGCGCGTGCCGGTTCGTCAGGTGCATCTCACCAACGGCCAGGCCGTCACGCTGTACGACACCTCCGGCCCGTACACCGATCCACTCGTCGACACCGACGTCCGCAGGGGCCTGCCGCCGCTGCGCGAGAACTGGATCATCTCCCGCGGCGACACCGAGGAGTACGCGGGCCGCCCCGTCCGCCCCGAGGACGACGGCATCAAGCACACCTCGCCCCGCGGCGGCCTCCGCAACCTCGACGCCGTCTTCCCCGGCCGCCCGCGCCAGCCGCGTCGCAGCAGGGACGGCCAGGCGGTCACGCAGCTCGCGTACGCCCGACGCGGCGAGATCACACCCGAGATGGAGTACGTGGCCATCCGGGAGAACGTCTCGCCCGAGGTGGTCCGCGACGAGATCGCCGCGGGCCGGGCCGTGTTGCCGGCCAACGTCAACCACCCGGAGATCGAGCCGATGATCATCGGCAAGAGGTTCCTGGTGAAGGTCAACGCCAACATCGGCAACTCCGCGGTGACCTCCTCCATCGAGGAGGAGGTCGAGAAGATGACCTGGGCGACCCGCTGGGGCGCCGACACGGTCATGGACCTCTCCACCGGCCGCAACATCCACACCACGCGTGAGTGGGTGCTGCGCAACTCCCCCGTCCCCATCGGCACCGTGCCGCTCTACCAGGCCCTGGAGAAGGTCGACGGCCGCGCCGAGGACCTGACCTGGGAGGTCTACAAGGACACGGTCATCGAACAGGCCGAGCAGGGCGTGGACTACATGACGGTCCACGCGGGCGTGCGCCTGGCCTATGTGCCGCTGACGGCCAACCGCAAGACGGGCATCGTCTCCCGCGGCGGCTCGATCATGGCCGCCTGGTGCCTCGCGCACCACCGGGAGTCGTTCCTGTACGAGCACTTCGAGGAGCTCTGCGAGATCCTCGCCGCCTACGACGTCACGTACTCGCTCGGCGACGGCCTGCGGCCCGGCTCGATCGCGGACGCCAACGACGAGGCGCAGTTCGCGGAGTTGCGCACTCTCGGGGAACTCAACCGGATCGCCAAGCGTTTCAACGTACAGACCATGATCGAAGGCCCGGGCCATGTCCCGATGCACAAGATCAAGGAGAACATCGACCTTCAGCAGGAGATCTGCGATGAAGCTCCGTTCTATACGCTCGGCCCGCTGACCACGGACGTCGCGCCGGCGTACGACCACATCACCTCCGGCATCGGTGCTGCGATGATCGCCTGGTGGGGCACGGCCATGCTGTGCTACGTCACCCCCAAGGAGCACTTGGGCCTGCCGAACCGTGACGACGTCAAGACCGGTGTCATCACCTACAAGATCGCCGCCCACGCGGCCGATGTCGCCAAGGGGCACCCGGGCGCCCAGGAGTGGGACGACGCGCTGTCCGACGCCCGCTTCGAGTTCCGCTGGGAGGACCAGTTCAACCTGGCCCTCGACCCGGACACGGCACGGGAGTTCCACGACGAGACCCTGCCGGCCGAGCCCGCCAAGACGGCTCACTTCTGCTCGATGTGCGGTCCCAAGTTCTGCAGCATGAAGATTAGCCAAAGCATCACAGAGCGGTTCGGTGGCGCGGCGGCTGAGGGAGCCTCGTCCGAGGAGATCGCTGAGGGGATGCTCCAGAAGTCGAAGGAGTTCGCCGAGGCAGGCAATCGGGTGTACCTGCCGATCGCCGACTGAGCCTGAAGCGCTGGAGTCAACGGCTCGCGGGAAGTGCGACTACTGCGAAGCGACGGGCCGGAACCGCAGCTTGGGTCCGGCCCGCGCTGACACCATGTACCACTGGCCGCATGTGCAGCGCTGCCCTGACTGGTTTGGCGTGGGCGGAGGTCTGACGGGCGTCGCCGTTGACCGGCTGCCCGGCCGGTGTACCGGTGAGGCCTCAGAGGCGCTTCGCTGGGGCAGGCTGCCGCGCACCCCGGCCATGCCACCAGCTCCACACTGTATGACCCACGAGAAGCACGACGGCCACGGCCGAGAGCACGCGAACCGAAGCCCACACTATTTCGGCGACTCGGCCCTGCGAGTCGCCCACCTCTGCTGCCAGCCGCTGGGAGGCCTCAAAGAAGGCGATCAACGGGACAAGCAGGCGGAACCCTAGACCGCCGATGCCGGGCATTCTGGCCATACTCCCCAGGAGCCCAACGGGCGCACCGAAGGCGAAAGCCGCTACCCCCCAGAACACGGCCCTGGAGGGGAGGCCATCGCCCGCACCAGAGATGACGTGTCCCCCGGCCGGAACCGCGGGGATCAGAAACTTGAAAAGATAATATACGGCTACGCCTACTGCCAATGCCGAGGACGCCAGCAATGATGCCTCGACTCTTGACCGCCGGGAGTAACCGATCAGGAAGGCGAAGCATGCCCACGACCATCCCACAGAAAATACGACGCCTACGGCCTGGCAGACCGGGTTGTCGAATTTGCTCGCGAATGGGCCGACAGCGCCGAGGAGCGCACCTGCCACGAGAACTGTCGCAATACGAGCGATGCGACAAGGCGTAAATTGTGGGATTTTCATGACCCTACTCTGTGGCAATTTCTCACGCTGAGAAAATCCGCCCCCGGCGGTGGCCGCCGGGAGCGGACGGAATTAGTACTTAGCGTAGTAGGTCTTGCACGTGTACGCTGCGCCCGCGGTCATATTGGCGTAAGACCACTTGCCCTTGGCCTCCACAGCCTTGTTCGACCCCCCAGCCAGCTCCACGGTCGACCCATGCATCACCTTGGAGTGGTAGTAATTCGAGTAGCAGTACTGGCCATCGCCGGTGAGGTTCTTCCCGTAGCTCCAAGTTCCGCCACCAATTTCGAGGACGGTCTTCGGCCGGATGCCTCCCGTGGAGCCAGCCGTGAACTCCACTACGCCCCATTCCTTGGGGTCTCCCAGCGCGGCAGGCGGCTGGGTGCCGTCACCCCTGGTGTGGGCAGTGACGGTGACCGCGCCAGCGGTCGGCGCCTGGACGCTGTCCGCAGTGGCCGGGCCGGCAAGGGTGCCCGCAGCCAGGAACCCACCCGCAATAGCAAAAGCTATGGACCTACCGGATGCCTTCATGTGATTCCCCTCCCGTGATGCCCCCGTCGCGGGGGCTGCGGATGGATCTTCCCCCAACCCGCACATCCTGGTAAAGAGACGCTAAAACACTTGGCCAAAAAGCGCCGACGATGGATGTGTGAGATTTGCATACCCACTCGATGGTTAGTTCCGCTTCCTCGTAATGGTCGTTTGAGTGTGTAATGTCCGGCATGCTGGACTGGTGCCGCCCCGCTCCATCCGTGAGCAGGGCGGGCAGTGAGGTCGGAGGCGTACCGTAGGCCGATTCGCCATCCCGGGCAGGACGATCTATGCCGGCTACGTCAGGGAACGCCTCAAGCGCCTCCTCCAGTCGGCTACCTGATCGAGGTGTACATGTGCGCGTACGAGCCGGCGCCCCCATCAGCCACCGCGCTGTGGCATATCAACTCATCCCATTGAAGATGCTGGTGAGTAGTAGGCGTGGTCGGGGATGTTGTACCTGCCATCGCCTATCGCATGAGCCTCTGCGCCTTCGGTACGGTCGTGGTCGTGTCTGGCGCACGTCGGGTTGGTCACCCGTAGGCATGCGCCAGTTGATCGCGCGCGACTAGGGGAGCTGGTACGGGCATGGCGCTTGACGCTGCTCGATCGCAAGAGGGGTTCACTTCGACGAGGGCCGCGCAGGTGATGAGCGCGGCCTGCCTGGCGGCCGGGTTGGACGACAGAGGGGCAGAGCTGATCCGGCTGGGAGAGAACGCGCTCTTCCGCCTGGACGCAGAGCCAGTGATCGTGCGAGTGGCGCGGGGAGAACCGTGGCTGCCCAAGGCACGCGTTGAGGTTGCGGTGTCACAGTGGTTGGCCGAGGAAGGGTTTCCTGCCGCGCGCCTGGTCGACGGGCTGGAGCAGCCGTTTCTGATCGATGGCCACCCGGTGACCTTCTGGCGGCTCATCGTCGAGGACAGCCGTAAGGCCACGTATGGGGAACTCGGCGGCATCTTGCGGGACCTGCACTCCATGACGTTGCCCGTTGGCCTGGAGCTGCCCTCGTTCAACCCCTTCGACAAGCAGGAACTGCGGATCAGCCAGGCAGCGATCCCGGAAGATGACAGGGTTTTCCTCCGCAAGCGGTGGAGTGAGCTGCGTGACCAGTTCGAGGGCTTGCGGTTCGAGACGCCCAAGGGGCCGGTCCACGGTGATGCTCACGTGCAGAACCTCATGGTGAACGACCGGGGGGAAGTCATCCTGATCGACTTCGAGGCATTCTGCTTCGATCGCCCTGAGTGGGACCTAATGGTTACGGCCACGGAGCACCACAGTCTGGGGTGGCAGACCGACGAGCAGTACGCCGACTTCGTGAGGGCGTACGGGCGCGACCTGCACGACTGGCACGGCTACGACACGCTCCGGCGGCTCCAAGAGTTCGGCATGACCACGTGGCTGATGCAGAACGTGCAGGAGAACGAGGGGACGGCGGCCGAGTACCGCCGGCGCATCGCAGCCTTGCGGAACGATGATGCGCCGCGCGACTGGCGTCCCTGTTAGCTGTTACTCGTCCTCGTCCAGACGGGCGAGCGCTTCGTTCACCTGCTCATTGAAGGCCACGACGGCGGGGTTGGCCGCGTACGCACTGACCTCCGCCCGAAAGTCGGATACGTAGCGCTGGAAGCGGGAGGACTGGAGGGAGTCGCCGCCGTCCACGGCAAGGCTGGCTGTGGTGACGGCGGCTTCCAACTCTCCGTTCAGGAGCTGGCTCTGTGCGAGCACCATGCGACAGAAACCGAGGGTGCGGGCGTACTGCGGGTCAGTGCTGTCCACAGCGCGCTGTGCGTGCTCGACCGCTTCACGGCGCATCCTCAGATCGCGGAAGCAGTGGCAGAACTCGCCCAAGAGTTCCGCGTCGTCGAAGTAGCTCAACCACAGTGGGTCCTCGGCACCGTCAGCGCGCTCGAAGTGGCGCTCAGATTGGTTCATGGCGAGTGACGCCCCGGTGAGATCACCCGCGTTGGAGAGCGCTCGGGCTTCCATGGCCCAGTAATTCGCCATGGCACGCGGGGTCGCTCGGCCCTTGGCGCCCTCGACTGCTGCGCGGGCTAGCTGGATGGCCTGGGCGTGGTTGCCGAGATAGTTCGCCTGGTGGCTGAGGTTGCCGAGGATGCGGGCGCCGAACATGCGGTCGTCGATGACCTGGGACAGTCGCAGAGTCGACGTGAGATAGCGGTGGGCGAGTGGGTGGTTGCCGGAGTCGTATGCGGTCCACGCGAGCAACTGGGAGACCTCGGCGGCGGCGCCGAACAAGGCCGTGCCTACCTTCTCGCTGTAGCTGGCGCTGAGCAGAGGCAAGACCTCATGGCGGAAGTAGTGACGCAGTGCCTTGTGGCCGTGGCCTCCGCCGTACTTGAAGTCGAGTTGCATGAAGGTGGCGGCGGCGTCCCTGATTGCCCGGACGTCGCGCATGCCGACTCGCTGCTGAGCGGGCTTGTCGGTCTGGATGCCGTCCGGGCGCGCGATCATCCAGGACAGGACGGCGGAGCTGAGATCTGAGTCCGAGACGATCAGTTGCTCGGATGTGACGGTGTCGGCCCGTTCCTGGGCGAGTCCATCCAGCATCGACAGCACGTCGGGGACCGTACTGGGATAACCGAGCGGTTCTGGAGTGGCCGGCCGTGTGTGATCGAAGAAGCCGAGATCACCGGGAGCGATGCGGCGGCCGAGTTTGGCGCTCAGTACGTCGGCCATGAGTGCCGCTGTCTGAGGCTGGATGCCCGCGCCGTCCCGCCATCGCTGTACTGATACGTGCGTTGTTCCAAGACTGATGCCGCGCTGAGCGGCGGCGTCCTTCATGCGCTTCGCCAGGCCCTTGTT of the Streptomyces koelreuteriae genome contains:
- a CDS encoding tetratricopeptide repeat protein, with amino-acid sequence MSREPNAQLIAVMDEAKVSNKGLAKRMKDAAAQRGISLGTTHVSVQRWRDGAGIQPQTAALMADVLSAKLGRRIAPGDLGFFDHTRPATPEPLGYPSTVPDVLSMLDGLAQERADTVTSEQLIVSDSDLSSAVLSWMIARPDGIQTDKPAQQRVGMRDVRAIRDAAATFMQLDFKYGGGHGHKALRHYFRHEVLPLLSASYSEKVGTALFGAAAEVSQLLAWTAYDSGNHPLAHRYLTSTLRLSQVIDDRMFGARILGNLSHQANYLGNHAQAIQLARAAVEGAKGRATPRAMANYWAMEARALSNAGDLTGASLAMNQSERHFERADGAEDPLWLSYFDDAELLGEFCHCFRDLRMRREAVEHAQRAVDSTDPQYARTLGFCRMVLAQSQLLNGELEAAVTTASLAVDGGDSLQSSRFQRYVSDFRAEVSAYAANPAVVAFNEQVNEALARLDEDE
- a CDS encoding IclR family transcriptional regulator, producing MAPADTAPAHLRSVPAQPRSAAPSESLPPPTPPPPAGSPPPATLIGSVQRAMRLLETVAGHVYGAPAKQLARETGLALPTTYHLLRTLVHEGYLRRDKGLFFLGEAAERLSSSGARQKRRSTVVDTLAQWRDLLGVPVYYAAYREGEIEVMCVSESPGAPAVEEWADFRETGHAHAIGQCLLSQLDAEARRDHLDRYPVQPLTPYTVRDNHSLLRRLERMRRMEPVTERQEYALGAVCAAIPLTLGTTAATMAISLPAHQEDRLLPAARQLQYEIGRRLGSLALSISM
- a CDS encoding lactococcin 972 family bacteriocin — encoded protein: MKASGRSIAFAIAGGFLAAGTLAGPATADSVQAPTAGAVTVTAHTRGDGTQPPAALGDPKEWGVVEFTAGSTGGIRPKTVLEIGGGTWSYGKNLTGDGQYCYSNYYHSKVMHGSTVELAGGSNKAVEAKGKWSYANMTAGAAYTCKTYYAKY
- the thiC gene encoding phosphomethylpyrimidine synthase ThiC, yielding MTDKDARTPASVQDAQSEEAGKSIGWHKAYVEGTRPDLRVPVRQVHLTNGQAVTLYDTSGPYTDPLVDTDVRRGLPPLRENWIISRGDTEEYAGRPVRPEDDGIKHTSPRGGLRNLDAVFPGRPRQPRRSRDGQAVTQLAYARRGEITPEMEYVAIRENVSPEVVRDEIAAGRAVLPANVNHPEIEPMIIGKRFLVKVNANIGNSAVTSSIEEEVEKMTWATRWGADTVMDLSTGRNIHTTREWVLRNSPVPIGTVPLYQALEKVDGRAEDLTWEVYKDTVIEQAEQGVDYMTVHAGVRLAYVPLTANRKTGIVSRGGSIMAAWCLAHHRESFLYEHFEELCEILAAYDVTYSLGDGLRPGSIADANDEAQFAELRTLGELNRIAKRFNVQTMIEGPGHVPMHKIKENIDLQQEICDEAPFYTLGPLTTDVAPAYDHITSGIGAAMIAWWGTAMLCYVTPKEHLGLPNRDDVKTGVITYKIAAHAADVAKGHPGAQEWDDALSDARFEFRWEDQFNLALDPDTAREFHDETLPAEPAKTAHFCSMCGPKFCSMKISQSITERFGGAAAEGASSEEIAEGMLQKSKEFAEAGNRVYLPIAD
- a CDS encoding YibE/F family protein; this encodes MTTTQRPPYPPPEPPRGSGAGSGNGRGDGHDFASGAGYGPGTGFGPGARAGAGGERGSGSAGGYGPGNGQGGGSAGGHGVGPGDGRGPGSGSGHGHGSGTGGGDGHGHGHGSGTGGGGDGHGHGSGTGGGDGHGHGPGSAPGGGHGHSHSHSHGPATPVSMHLRKIIAAILIPFGAAVLVGLVVLWPGGAPGHERTGVGFDRQTEQASVTKVVEISCKEAGASGVPPTGDTSTAEGSSAVQQEKGTCKRATVRVDSGKDKGRTFTEIIQPDQSRQLHEGQKVVVAYEPSAPKDLQYSVTDVNRRLPLALLAGIFALAVVVVGRLRGVMALVALTISFLVLTFFILPAILQGSNPLVVAVVGASAIMLIALYMCHGLSARTSVAVLGTLISLLLIGLLGSLFNSWAALTGNTDDNTGLIHGLYPTIDMSGLLLAGIIIGSLGVLDDVTVTQTSAVWELHEANPSMGWRGLYRAGIRIGRDHIASVVNTLVLAYAGAALPLLLLFSIAQSGVGTVANSELVAEEIVRTLVGSIGLVASVPVTTALAALVVSADRPGEERAVETAAVPARGGRGRRRKR
- a CDS encoding low molecular weight protein-tyrosine-phosphatase; its protein translation is MTYRVCFVCTGNICRSPMAEVVFRARVAEAGLDGLVEVDSAGTGGWHEGDGADPRTVAVLEENGYDTGHTARQFQPSWFSRLDLVVALDAGHLRDLRRLAPTEEDARKVRLLRSYDPAAGDDLDVPDPYYGGADGFEECLEMVEAASTGLLAAVRADVEGRVA
- a CDS encoding SsgA family sporulation/cell division regulator, which gives rise to MRESVQAEVMMSFLVSEELSFRIPVELRYETSDPYAVRLTFHLPGDAPVTWAFGRELLIDGVGRPCGEGDVRVTPVEPDTLGEVLIRLQVGSDQALFRSSTAPLVAFLDRTDKLVPLGQEGSLADFDAHLDEALDRILAEQGAG
- a CDS encoding DUF5326 family protein — its product is MREIFTGLPWWVKWIAVPVIALVVFGGLIASVVGFVIGLLFKVLVFVALVGGLIYVVRKFTSSSSSRSDW
- a CDS encoding phosphotransferase enzyme family protein encodes the protein MALDAARSQEGFTSTRAAQVMSAACLAAGLDDRGAELIRLGENALFRLDAEPVIVRVARGEPWLPKARVEVAVSQWLAEEGFPAARLVDGLEQPFLIDGHPVTFWRLIVEDSRKATYGELGGILRDLHSMTLPVGLELPSFNPFDKQELRISQAAIPEDDRVFLRKRWSELRDQFEGLRFETPKGPVHGDAHVQNLMVNDRGEVILIDFEAFCFDRPEWDLMVTATEHHSLGWQTDEQYADFVRAYGRDLHDWHGYDTLRRLQEFGMTTWLMQNVQENEGTAAEYRRRIAALRNDDAPRDWRPC
- a CDS encoding phage holin family protein, giving the protein MKNFVVKTIANAGALAVAVWLLDKITLTGDSTGMKIGTLIIVALIFGLVNFLVKPLVKLLSLPLLILTLGLFTLVVNALMLLLTSWLADQFDLSFQVDGFWTAVLGGLIISVVSWALNVVLPDGD
- a CDS encoding cupin domain-containing protein; translation: MKAFRLDELEAERAANEGAYLQFLRAQNMSVGLYALDAGEQDPQKPHNQDEVYFVVSGRAAITVGLETTQVARGSVVYVPAGVAHKFHHITEDLRVLVVFSPPES